One segment of Candidatus Nitrospira nitrosa DNA contains the following:
- the amoC gene encoding bacterial ammonia monooxygenase, subunit AmoC, whose amino-acid sequence MAADSSGRGYDVSQWYDSKPVKIGWFAMLAIGVFWVLYQRTFGYSHGLDSMTPEFESVWMGLWRFNILANAIFFAVSIGWIWVTRDRNLANLDPKLELKRYFYWMGWLVCYIWGVYYAGSYTLEQDAAWHQVIIRDTSFTASHIVAFYGTFPLYITCGVSSYLYAQTRLPLYSQATSFPLVAAVVGPMFILPNVGLNEWGHAFWFVDELFAAPLHWGFVTLGWCGLFGAAGGVAAQIVSRMSNLADVIWNNAPKSILDPFPAQVQSASAKSVY is encoded by the coding sequence ATGGCAGCTGACAGTTCCGGGCGGGGCTATGACGTCTCGCAGTGGTACGATTCAAAGCCGGTGAAGATCGGCTGGTTTGCGATGTTGGCGATCGGGGTGTTTTGGGTCCTGTATCAACGGACCTTCGGGTATTCGCATGGGCTGGATTCCATGACCCCGGAGTTTGAGTCGGTGTGGATGGGGCTGTGGCGGTTTAACATTTTGGCCAACGCCATTTTCTTTGCCGTCTCGATCGGCTGGATCTGGGTGACGCGGGATCGGAACCTGGCGAACCTAGACCCGAAGCTGGAGTTGAAGCGGTACTTTTACTGGATGGGCTGGTTGGTGTGCTACATCTGGGGCGTGTACTACGCAGGCAGCTACACGTTGGAACAGGATGCGGCGTGGCATCAAGTGATCATCCGGGACACGAGCTTTACGGCGAGCCACATTGTGGCGTTCTACGGGACGTTCCCGCTGTACATTACGTGCGGCGTGTCGAGCTACCTGTATGCGCAGACGCGGTTGCCGCTGTATAGCCAAGCGACGTCGTTCCCGTTGGTGGCGGCGGTGGTGGGGCCGATGTTCATTCTGCCGAACGTGGGGCTCAACGAGTGGGGGCATGCGTTCTGGTTTGTGGATGAGCTGTTTGCGGCGCCGTTGCACTGGGGCTTTGTGACGTTGGGCTGGTGCGGGTTGTTCGGCGCGGCCGGTGGAGTGGCGGCGCAGATCGTGAGCCGGATGTCGAATCTGGCGGACGTGATCTGGAACAACGCTCCAAAGAGCATCTTGGATCCGTTCCCGGCTCAGGTGCAGAGCGCCAGCGCCAAGAGCGTGTACTAA
- a CDS encoding CopD family protein gives MIEFAGALFRGLQLVSAMLLIGGCVFLAIAGQQGASSGPCWRTRLSKTFPWLALILLVGLFGLLATTTAQATGVSGNAWNLQAWTDFLQKTRVGFIWILRAASALAVLAVVLYIRISPPAEWRYIMGAVVAALPVVLGSFASHSAAEEQAVFATVTYALHLIGASVWFGGLPGVILVASTAAPGPVSERSRAGEVLNRFSALALYTMVTIVVSGLVVANLMIDTNFAGLVATAYGWLLITKLTLLAIILSIASRARSVWVPALNESPDRAATGRQKLQTWVTIEFSLAILLVIVATVLANAVPAKHDVIDNWPYPFRFSIDANWVDPLVRTIVLTGIVFLITAGIAISLGRKKQWGTSWRIAIPSVLGILGLGATLYPLSVQSYPETYRKTPVPFDAISIANGVDLFTANCIPCHGPQAKGNGVLAKALPKQPVDLLTEPHTAMHTAGDFFHWLTYGRFNGVMPAFGEKLSEEDRWDLLNFLHANNRGYQSRIITPRVLPDQPFLATPNFSYTAHDGSSGTLKDFRGKQDLLLVLFSWPESRERLERLRSIAAEIAKNNTAMLAVPMADLSPDEWAVVVRDMPFPVVTQGAREISSSYVLFRRTLSLPDLFGGGTRPKHIEFLFDRFGYLRARWIPQGDGTGWADVALLTQQITQLNQEREILPPPGDHVH, from the coding sequence ATGATCGAGTTTGCTGGTGCGCTGTTTCGCGGTCTGCAGCTAGTGTCCGCCATGCTGCTGATCGGCGGGTGCGTGTTTTTGGCTATCGCCGGTCAGCAAGGCGCCTCGTCGGGGCCTTGTTGGCGGACACGCCTGAGCAAGACCTTCCCATGGTTGGCCCTCATTCTCCTCGTCGGCTTATTCGGCCTGCTCGCCACCACGACAGCCCAAGCGACCGGGGTTTCTGGCAATGCGTGGAACCTGCAAGCCTGGACGGACTTTTTGCAGAAGACGCGGGTCGGATTCATTTGGATCCTGCGCGCGGCGAGTGCTCTCGCCGTCCTGGCGGTCGTGCTGTACATTCGGATTTCGCCTCCGGCGGAATGGCGCTACATCATGGGAGCAGTTGTCGCAGCATTGCCCGTGGTTCTAGGTTCTTTCGCGAGTCATTCCGCAGCCGAGGAGCAGGCAGTCTTCGCCACGGTGACCTATGCCCTGCATCTTATCGGCGCCAGCGTCTGGTTTGGCGGGCTTCCGGGTGTCATCCTCGTTGCCTCTACTGCGGCGCCGGGCCCGGTGAGCGAAAGATCTCGTGCCGGTGAGGTGCTGAACAGATTTTCAGCATTGGCTTTATATACGATGGTGACCATCGTCGTCTCGGGCCTCGTGGTGGCCAATCTCATGATCGACACCAATTTCGCCGGTCTGGTTGCGACCGCCTATGGTTGGCTTCTCATCACGAAGTTGACGTTACTGGCGATCATTCTTTCGATCGCCTCACGCGCAAGGTCAGTGTGGGTGCCGGCATTGAACGAGAGCCCTGATAGAGCCGCAACCGGCAGACAGAAACTCCAGACTTGGGTGACAATTGAGTTCAGCCTGGCCATCTTGCTGGTCATCGTTGCAACGGTGTTGGCCAATGCCGTACCGGCCAAGCACGATGTCATCGATAATTGGCCCTATCCGTTCCGTTTTTCAATCGACGCCAATTGGGTCGATCCGCTTGTGCGCACGATCGTACTGACTGGCATCGTGTTTCTGATCACGGCCGGAATCGCGATCTCCCTCGGTCGCAAGAAACAGTGGGGAACCTCGTGGCGAATCGCTATCCCGTCAGTGCTGGGAATTCTTGGCCTTGGTGCGACGCTCTATCCCCTTTCCGTGCAATCGTACCCGGAAACCTATCGAAAAACTCCGGTCCCATTCGACGCCATTTCGATTGCCAATGGGGTTGACCTCTTTACGGCGAACTGTATTCCTTGCCATGGACCTCAGGCAAAAGGAAACGGTGTATTGGCGAAAGCGTTACCGAAGCAACCGGTCGATCTTCTTACGGAACCTCATACAGCCATGCACACGGCTGGTGATTTCTTTCATTGGCTCACCTATGGACGATTCAATGGTGTCATGCCTGCCTTTGGCGAGAAGCTTTCTGAAGAAGACCGCTGGGATCTGCTGAACTTTCTCCATGCCAATAACCGAGGCTATCAATCGAGAATCATCACGCCGCGTGTTCTGCCTGACCAGCCCTTTCTGGCGACGCCGAACTTCTCGTACACCGCGCACGACGGTTCAAGCGGGACACTGAAAGATTTTCGTGGCAAGCAAGACTTATTGCTCGTCCTCTTTTCTTGGCCGGAATCGCGCGAGCGGCTTGAGCGACTTCGTTCTATTGCGGCCGAGATTGCGAAGAATAATACGGCCATGTTGGCTGTCCCCATGGCAGACTTGTCTCCCGATGAGTGGGCTGTGGTCGTACGGGATATGCCTTTCCCGGTCGTGACGCAGGGGGCGCGCGAGATCTCCAGCAGTTATGTGCTATTCCGGAGGACGCTCTCGCTTCCCGACTTGTTCGGAGGCGGAACGAGACCAAAGCACATTGAGTTTCTTTTTGACCGCTTTGGATACCTACGAGCTAGGTGGATTCCTCAGGGGGATGGGACTGGTTGGGCGGACGTTGCCCTTCTGACACAACAAATTACACAGCTCAATCAGGAGCGAGAAATTCTTCCACCGCCCGGCGATCACGTTCATTAA
- a CDS encoding copper resistance CopC family protein, producing the protein MMASLNKHKTLWASLSLVVAALALGMPATPALAHSMLVKAEPARRAVLTKSPSQVRLWFNEKIEGDYASLVVLDDKKHSITDTKPTLASDDPKSIILPLPELVPGKYSIKFRVLSVDGHVVESSFDFTVKGEIQKK; encoded by the coding sequence ATGATGGCATCATTGAATAAGCACAAGACTCTATGGGCCTCTCTTTCTCTCGTGGTGGCGGCGTTGGCTTTAGGAATGCCAGCGACTCCAGCACTCGCCCATTCGATGTTGGTGAAGGCAGAGCCGGCTCGACGGGCGGTTCTTACGAAGTCGCCTAGTCAGGTGCGTTTGTGGTTCAACGAAAAGATTGAAGGGGACTATGCGTCGTTGGTCGTTCTGGACGACAAAAAACATTCGATCACCGATACCAAGCCGACTCTCGCATCTGATGATCCTAAATCAATCATCCTGCCATTGCCCGAATTAGTCCCTGGTAAATACTCCATCAAGTTTCGCGTCCTCTCGGTAGATGGGCATGTCGTCGAATCGTCTTTCGACTTTACGGTGAAGGGCGAAATACAAAAGAAATGA
- the bfr gene encoding bacterioferritin: protein MKAKDGVITILNKILTADLTAINQYFVHAKMCENWGYERLHRKVRERSIDEMKDADELIGHILYLEGVPNVQRMNTVQVGETVAEQLKLDLKAEQEMLALVNEGIVHCTKATDFTTRHMLEEMAKDVDAHIDWIETQLETIKQVGLENYLAEQIKHES from the coding sequence ATGAAGGCAAAAGACGGGGTCATCACCATTTTAAATAAGATTTTGACCGCAGACCTGACGGCCATTAATCAGTACTTCGTTCATGCCAAGATGTGTGAGAACTGGGGCTATGAACGGCTCCATCGCAAGGTGCGAGAACGAAGTATTGATGAAATGAAGGATGCCGATGAACTGATCGGTCATATCCTTTATTTGGAAGGGGTCCCGAATGTGCAGCGCATGAACACGGTCCAAGTCGGTGAGACCGTCGCAGAGCAACTCAAGTTAGACTTGAAGGCGGAACAGGAGATGCTGGCTCTGGTGAATGAGGGAATCGTCCATTGCACAAAAGCAACGGACTTCACGACTCGACATATGTTGGAAGAGATGGCGAAGGATGTCGATGCGCATATCGATTGGATCGAAACTCAGCTGGAAACAATCAAACAGGTGGGGCTTGAGAACTACCTCGCTGAACAGATTAAACACGAATCTTGA
- the bfr gene encoding bacterioferritin — translation MKAKEGVLEQLNHVLTAELTAIHQYLLHAGLCKNWGYERLHEYYSHLANDEMQHSAGLIHHILYLDGTPEMERLESVTLGKDVVALFRADLEFEREDVELLRKGIAHCATVGDFTTRHLLEHMLEDTEGHIDWFETRLRTIDQIGLERFLSEQIKR, via the coding sequence ATGAAGGCCAAAGAAGGGGTCCTGGAACAACTCAATCACGTACTCACTGCCGAGCTGACCGCAATACATCAGTACCTGTTGCATGCGGGGCTCTGTAAAAACTGGGGATATGAACGACTTCATGAGTATTACAGCCATCTCGCGAACGACGAAATGCAGCACTCGGCAGGACTCATCCATCATATCCTATACTTGGACGGCACTCCGGAAATGGAGCGTCTTGAATCTGTGACGCTGGGGAAGGATGTCGTGGCGTTATTTCGGGCTGATCTTGAATTTGAACGTGAAGACGTCGAATTGCTTCGCAAGGGCATTGCACACTGCGCCACAGTCGGCGATTTCACCACGAGACATCTGCTGGAGCACATGCTTGAGGACACGGAAGGACATATTGATTGGTTCGAGACAAGACTCCGAACCATCGACCAAATCGGGCTGGAACGCTTTCTTTCCGAGCAGATCAAGCGGTAG
- a CDS encoding MOSC domain-containing protein: MNTDLSARVISLQVGLPQRMTSAGFSDQSGSHQEWTTGFFKKSTDQSIWLGTLNLTGDGQADLINHGGQDKAVNVYPHEHYSYWGQTLGLTNLPMGGFGENFTIQGLLEQQVCIGDIFQLGEVIVQISQPRQPCWKLARYWRIKDLAVQVQETGRTGWYFRVLKEGPVQAGKNLVLQERPYPRWTVSTANQVMHHLVKDRQAAQNLADCEALSPRWRDKLRQRALTGAPENTAPRLTGPEK, encoded by the coding sequence GTGAACACGGATCTCAGCGCTAGAGTCATCTCCTTACAGGTCGGCCTCCCACAGCGTATGACCTCAGCAGGTTTTTCGGACCAGTCTGGTTCGCATCAAGAATGGACGACCGGCTTCTTCAAGAAGTCCACCGACCAATCGATTTGGTTGGGGACACTCAATCTCACGGGTGATGGCCAAGCCGATCTCATCAATCATGGGGGTCAGGACAAAGCCGTCAACGTCTATCCGCATGAGCATTATTCCTATTGGGGACAAACACTCGGGTTAACGAATCTCCCCATGGGAGGCTTTGGGGAAAATTTTACTATACAAGGCCTACTGGAACAGCAGGTGTGCATCGGCGACATCTTTCAACTAGGAGAGGTCATAGTACAAATCTCTCAACCTCGACAACCCTGCTGGAAATTAGCTCGCTATTGGAGGATCAAGGACCTGGCTGTGCAGGTTCAGGAAACGGGTCGCACTGGATGGTATTTTCGCGTCCTCAAGGAGGGCCCCGTTCAGGCAGGGAAGAATCTTGTCCTTCAAGAACGCCCCTATCCACGCTGGACCGTGTCAACCGCAAACCAGGTGATGCACCACCTAGTCAAAGATCGACAAGCCGCACAGAACTTGGCTGATTGCGAAGCCCTCTCGCCTCGATGGCGAGACAAGCTCAGGCAGCGGGCACTGACTGGAGCACCAGAAAATACAGCGCCCCGATTGACTGGACCAGAAAAGTAA
- a CDS encoding NapC/NirT family cytochrome c: MPKLGTLIAGAVLGIGFITVVFGGEAAISRTEFCISCHSEIYPYEELKKSSHWGAIGMDPGCKDCHVPQGLSNFHKAVWTHVVDGVPFLIKEFTTDYSTIEKFNEHRPEAAFRARMKLKEWDSLTCRTCHKNTKPPGASAKAAHAKMQSEGATCIDCHQNLVHKKVPEHDLNASLAQGKPVIKEVKKKADDDEDEKD; encoded by the coding sequence ATGCCAAAACTCGGAACCTTAATAGCTGGAGCGGTTCTGGGGATAGGGTTCATCACTGTAGTCTTCGGCGGTGAAGCAGCTATCTCTAGGACCGAGTTTTGTATCAGTTGTCACTCTGAGATCTATCCCTATGAGGAGTTAAAGAAGTCCTCACATTGGGGGGCCATTGGTATGGATCCGGGTTGTAAGGACTGCCATGTCCCGCAGGGATTATCCAACTTCCATAAAGCAGTATGGACGCACGTGGTGGATGGAGTTCCATTCCTGATCAAGGAATTCACCACTGACTACTCGACGATCGAAAAGTTCAATGAGCATAGGCCGGAAGCTGCCTTCCGTGCACGGATGAAGCTCAAGGAGTGGGATAGTCTTACCTGTAGGACCTGTCACAAGAATACCAAGCCACCGGGGGCGTCAGCCAAGGCTGCGCATGCAAAAATGCAAAGCGAAGGAGCCACCTGTATCGATTGTCACCAAAATCTGGTGCATAAAAAAGTTCCCGAGCATGATCTCAATGCAAGTCTTGCTCAAGGGAAGCCGGTGATCAAGGAAGTGAAAAAGAAGGCAGACGACGACGAGGACGAGAAGGATTAA
- the cycA gene encoding cytochrome c-550 CycA yields MNYRILSGLAAAAVFLIMAGTASADGTFEGRKKCFNCHKGEGEAWEKTLHGKAMESLKPSRGKKKDEAMVKAKLDPKKDYTKDKDCVGCHVDGFGKEGGYVIEEPEKFLTGVGCESCHGAGSDYRKIHRKAGEAYEKSQKTTERANLVEAGQDFEFQEKCNACHLNYEGSPWKGAKKPYTPFTPTVDKKYSFDFEKYVRDDKAMHTHFKLAGTFTGPPMPKFHEEFQKAAKPAVKSDKGGDE; encoded by the coding sequence GTGAATTACCGCATTTTATCTGGATTGGCCGCTGCAGCGGTATTCCTCATCATGGCTGGGACAGCCTCAGCCGACGGGACGTTCGAGGGTAGGAAGAAATGCTTTAACTGCCATAAAGGCGAGGGAGAAGCTTGGGAGAAGACTCTGCATGGGAAGGCAATGGAGTCGCTCAAGCCCAGCAGAGGTAAGAAGAAGGACGAGGCGATGGTCAAGGCCAAGCTTGATCCTAAAAAGGACTATACAAAAGACAAAGATTGCGTTGGATGCCACGTCGATGGGTTCGGTAAGGAAGGTGGGTACGTCATCGAAGAGCCCGAGAAATTCTTAACCGGCGTCGGGTGCGAATCCTGTCACGGAGCAGGAAGTGACTACCGTAAGATTCACCGGAAAGCCGGTGAAGCCTATGAGAAGTCGCAGAAAACCACAGAGCGTGCCAATCTAGTTGAAGCCGGGCAGGATTTTGAGTTTCAAGAAAAGTGTAACGCCTGCCACTTGAATTATGAAGGGTCGCCGTGGAAGGGTGCGAAGAAACCCTATACTCCGTTCACACCGACCGTCGACAAGAAATACTCGTTTGATTTTGAGAAGTATGTGCGAGACGACAAGGCAATGCACACGCATTTCAAGCTTGCGGGGACATTCACTGGTCCTCCAATGCCGAAATTCCATGAAGAATTTCAAAAGGCCGCAAAGCCAGCGGTGAAGTCTGATAAGGGTGGGGACGAATAA
- the haoB gene encoding hydroxylamine oxidation protein HaoB produces MSHSSGAQKILPSLGVILVTGGLVLLGWFSYLWFKPAPVPYSYQLVDEGGVSKFPNLPLDSWPDLKISKYELRVQSVEKPIAVAYRAMRANGNSILLNWEGLVSEPIGFMGGELAELATIGNDLTQHVPKDGLILAWWDISRQLHLLSERETLFKSHLGQPLITPSYWKDRTPIILEYERQFWGDRGSAEEEQKFQQFVDALSSEPTKGAAMLRELAGTRESYIVVHPTDLYKVGLLRPDRMEIAFKDFPLTGNVHGLANQVKAWMKEYGYDTYTLQSLSEKVVRAYFLNQNKNGKILLAQMLPLMNSTPIDFEALQLVHKHGGYWVYKIPAAHNPS; encoded by the coding sequence ATGTCACATTCCTCAGGGGCACAGAAGATCCTCCCGTCACTAGGAGTAATCCTGGTGACGGGAGGTCTTGTTTTGCTTGGATGGTTTTCCTACCTCTGGTTTAAACCAGCCCCCGTTCCCTACAGTTATCAGCTTGTTGATGAAGGTGGAGTATCTAAGTTCCCAAACCTTCCGCTAGATTCCTGGCCAGACTTAAAGATCAGTAAATATGAGCTACGAGTTCAGTCTGTTGAAAAACCGATTGCCGTTGCCTATCGTGCTATGAGGGCCAATGGCAATTCGATCCTGTTGAACTGGGAAGGTTTGGTCTCCGAGCCGATCGGGTTTATGGGAGGAGAGCTTGCCGAGCTGGCCACTATTGGCAACGATCTCACCCAACATGTTCCCAAAGATGGTCTGATCTTAGCCTGGTGGGACATTTCTCGACAGCTTCATTTGTTGTCTGAGCGGGAAACGCTGTTTAAGTCCCATCTCGGACAGCCGCTGATCACCCCCTCATATTGGAAAGATCGTACGCCTATTATTCTCGAGTACGAGCGACAATTTTGGGGTGACCGGGGATCTGCGGAGGAAGAGCAAAAGTTTCAACAATTTGTTGATGCGCTTTCATCAGAGCCCACAAAAGGGGCTGCTATGCTTCGCGAATTGGCTGGTACCAGAGAATCTTATATCGTAGTTCATCCAACCGATCTTTATAAAGTAGGTCTTCTGCGGCCGGATCGCATGGAAATTGCGTTCAAGGATTTTCCCCTTACCGGAAACGTTCATGGGCTGGCCAATCAGGTCAAAGCCTGGATGAAGGAGTATGGCTATGACACCTATACACTTCAGTCGCTTTCCGAAAAAGTTGTCCGTGCCTATTTCCTCAACCAGAATAAGAACGGCAAAATTTTACTTGCTCAAATGTTGCCGCTGATGAATTCAACGCCCATTGACTTTGAAGCGTTGCAACTTGTCCATAAGCATGGCGGCTATTGGGTGTATAAAATTCCGGCTGCTCACAATCCTTCCTGA
- a CDS encoding multiheme c-type cytochrome, which yields MTVKHLVKYALVVCGVLAAVQAQASFPTVPKETYEALKIDRSASPKELYEALLKRYLDPVQGVGKGKYGDYWQPVSFSRYFDPHTFYKPPQAVKEVASREQCVKCHTDESPGWVAAWKKSTHANLDKIRKLTPKDDTFYKKAKLEAVEENLRSLGKLGKGEKLKEVGCIDCHFDINTKNKADHRKDIKIATADTCGACHLQEFAERESERDTITWPKDQWPKGRPSHALDYKANVEVEVYAGMPQREIADGCTGCHVNQNKCDTCHARHDFNVAESRKPEVCAQCHSGADHNNWEAYSLSKHGLKYQRDKDKWNFNVPIKEAMAKGAETAPTCQYCHMEYQGKIAHNIVRKVRWANYPFVPGIRENIKTDWAEKRNDAWVKTCTNCHSETYARAWMEFMDNGTFSGLEKYDEAHHVVEEQYKAGLLTGQKTNRPAPPAPETDGFEKFFQIYWSKGNNPAANELRLFEMAEDHLVQLHVSLAHQYWGYTYTVGWAAMNRAYVEIMDDDTRLKEKLDLQARVAKLEGHMKSSLLDLDSETGKISLGGIGGGMMLAGTLALAGWRRNKK from the coding sequence GTGACGGTAAAACACCTGGTGAAGTATGCGCTGGTGGTCTGCGGCGTGTTGGCGGCAGTCCAGGCGCAGGCAAGTTTTCCCACCGTGCCGAAGGAAACCTATGAGGCGCTTAAGATCGATCGATCGGCCTCGCCGAAGGAGCTGTACGAAGCGCTTTTGAAGCGGTACCTGGATCCGGTCCAAGGAGTCGGGAAGGGGAAATATGGCGACTATTGGCAGCCGGTGTCCTTTAGCCGCTATTTTGACCCGCACACCTTCTATAAGCCGCCGCAAGCGGTGAAGGAAGTGGCGAGTCGCGAGCAGTGCGTGAAGTGCCATACCGATGAATCCCCAGGCTGGGTGGCGGCGTGGAAGAAGAGCACCCATGCGAACCTGGACAAGATCCGCAAGCTGACTCCGAAGGACGATACCTTCTATAAGAAGGCGAAGCTGGAGGCCGTGGAAGAGAATCTGCGGTCACTGGGAAAGTTGGGCAAAGGCGAGAAGTTGAAGGAAGTGGGCTGTATCGATTGCCACTTCGACATCAATACGAAGAACAAGGCGGATCACCGCAAAGATATCAAGATTGCCACAGCCGACACCTGCGGCGCCTGCCACTTGCAAGAGTTTGCGGAGCGCGAGTCGGAGCGGGATACGATCACCTGGCCAAAGGATCAGTGGCCCAAGGGTCGTCCGTCGCATGCGTTGGACTACAAGGCCAACGTGGAAGTGGAAGTCTATGCCGGCATGCCGCAGCGGGAAATCGCGGACGGCTGCACAGGCTGCCACGTCAATCAGAACAAGTGCGATACCTGTCATGCCCGTCATGACTTCAATGTGGCGGAATCCCGGAAGCCGGAAGTCTGCGCCCAGTGTCACAGCGGCGCGGACCACAACAACTGGGAAGCCTACAGCCTGTCGAAGCACGGGTTGAAGTATCAACGGGATAAAGATAAGTGGAACTTCAATGTTCCGATTAAAGAAGCCATGGCCAAGGGGGCCGAGACCGCGCCGACCTGCCAATACTGCCACATGGAGTATCAAGGCAAGATCGCCCACAACATTGTGCGGAAAGTGCGCTGGGCCAACTATCCCTTCGTGCCGGGGATTCGGGAGAACATCAAGACCGACTGGGCCGAGAAGCGCAATGATGCCTGGGTGAAGACCTGCACCAATTGCCACTCGGAAACCTATGCCCGAGCCTGGATGGAGTTCATGGACAACGGGACCTTCTCCGGCTTGGAAAAGTACGATGAAGCGCATCACGTGGTGGAAGAGCAGTACAAGGCCGGCCTGTTGACCGGTCAGAAGACCAACCGACCGGCGCCACCGGCACCGGAGACCGATGGGTTTGAGAAGTTCTTCCAGATTTATTGGTCGAAGGGGAACAACCCAGCGGCCAATGAGTTGCGGTTGTTTGAAATGGCGGAAGACCACTTAGTGCAGTTGCATGTGAGCTTGGCGCACCAGTATTGGGGCTATACCTACACGGTGGGTTGGGCCGCAATGAACCGGGCCTATGTGGAAATCATGGATGATGATACGCGCTTGAAGGAGAAGTTGGACCTGCAAGCACGGGTGGCCAAGTTGGAAGGCCATATGAAGAGCAGTCTGTTGGATCTCGACAGCGAGACCGGCAAGATCTCCCTGGGCGGCATCGGCGGGGGCATGATGCTGGCGGGGACGCTCGCACTCGCCGGTTGGCGGCGGAACAAGAAGTAG
- the ccmI gene encoding c-type cytochrome biogenesis protein CcmI — protein MTVTFWSIVSAMTFAVLGFVLRPLFMRQPTVTNDQEKKLPVYRQQFSELEQDLANGLLTDDQYQAARSELERRVLEETGSTDASTVTTGGLVNLRFVALSLAMIIPASSGVLYWTLGNPAAMTHPAASVASQGGPGGDGQMAEGLNQLIEQLRKKLEQNPNDGVGWGLLARSYMAMERYADAVPIFERATKLDPDNAGLLADYADALAVHQGRKLEGRPETLIQKALKLDPHNVKALMLSGTIAYNRKDFARAAKEWEDAHTYLPPDDQESSDQLKASIAEAKRRMGGGPSMNMLVANPPMEQAKPAKPTTQSGQSRAITGKVILGPNLANKGSLPDTLFVFAKDVAGPPMPVSIVRASRKDLPFTFRLDDSTSPMPSRKLSDIDTVVIVARLSKSGKAMPESGDLEGMSQPIKPGAENITVVIDRERP, from the coding sequence ATGACGGTAACATTTTGGTCTATCGTGTCCGCCATGACTTTTGCCGTTTTGGGATTTGTCTTGCGCCCGCTGTTCATGCGTCAGCCGACCGTGACCAACGATCAGGAGAAGAAACTCCCGGTGTATCGGCAGCAGTTTTCTGAACTGGAACAAGATCTTGCCAACGGTTTGCTGACTGATGACCAGTATCAGGCTGCGCGGAGTGAACTGGAGCGTCGTGTACTCGAAGAGACCGGTTCCACTGACGCTTCAACGGTGACCACGGGAGGACTTGTGAATCTTCGATTTGTGGCGCTTTCATTAGCGATGATTATTCCCGCGTCTAGCGGTGTCCTCTATTGGACGTTGGGGAATCCTGCCGCCATGACCCATCCAGCGGCGTCCGTTGCTTCGCAAGGCGGCCCCGGTGGTGATGGGCAGATGGCGGAGGGGTTGAACCAGCTTATCGAGCAATTGCGAAAGAAGTTAGAGCAAAATCCGAACGATGGAGTCGGATGGGGGCTGCTCGCTCGATCCTATATGGCGATGGAGCGGTACGCGGATGCAGTCCCGATTTTTGAAAGGGCGACAAAGCTTGATCCCGACAATGCGGGTCTTCTAGCCGACTATGCCGATGCCCTCGCCGTACACCAGGGGCGTAAGCTTGAGGGAAGGCCGGAAACCCTGATCCAAAAGGCGTTGAAGCTTGACCCTCACAACGTCAAGGCCCTGATGTTATCAGGGACGATTGCGTACAACCGGAAAGACTTTGCACGTGCAGCGAAGGAATGGGAGGATGCCCATACCTATCTTCCGCCTGATGATCAAGAATCGTCTGATCAGCTCAAAGCCAGTATTGCTGAAGCGAAACGGCGAATGGGCGGTGGTCCGAGCATGAATATGCTGGTGGCGAATCCACCAATGGAACAGGCAAAGCCGGCCAAGCCGACGACGCAATCCGGTCAGTCTCGCGCAATTACAGGAAAGGTGATTCTGGGGCCGAATCTGGCGAACAAGGGGTCTCTGCCGGATACGCTGTTCGTGTTTGCCAAGGATGTGGCTGGCCCACCGATGCCGGTGTCTATCGTGAGGGCGTCGAGAAAGGATCTTCCATTTACGTTCAGGCTGGATGACTCTACCAGCCCCATGCCATCGAGAAAGTTATCGGATATCGACACCGTTGTCATCGTTGCGCGGTTATCGAAATCCGGGAAAGCCATGCCGGAGAGTGGGGATTTGGAAGGGATGAGTCAGCCGATCAAGCCCGGTGCTGAAAACATTACGGTCGTCATTGATCGGGAACGGCCGTAA